A genomic stretch from bacterium includes:
- a CDS encoding type II toxin-antitoxin system Phd/YefM family antitoxin — translation MEKIAPISEVRNRLPSIVNEILFTNQRYIVTKQGKPAIVMISPEELETLEILADRELIKSLVKAEEDIQKGRIYSHKEVFFDV, via the coding sequence ATGGAAAAGATAGCACCAATATCAGAGGTAAGAAATCGTCTGCCAAGCATTGTGAATGAGATTTTATTTACCAATCAAAGGTATATTGTAACAAAACAAGGGAAGCCAGCTATTGTTATGATAAGTCCAGAAGAGCTTGAGACATTAGAGATATTAGCAGATAGGGAACTGATAAAATCTTTGGTAAAGGCAGAAGAAGATATACAGAAAGGAAGAATCTATTCCCACAAAGAAGTCTTTTTTGATGTATAG